A genomic region of Friedmanniella luteola contains the following coding sequences:
- a CDS encoding NAD(P)H-dependent oxidoreductase, with protein sequence MTSPLDHGDARPGPSAGVVALAGNPRPGSRTLLVARTVADQLARRLGAAAPPTALDVAEVAGELFAADAPEADRYRATLAAAAVAVVATPVYKASYTGLLKAFLDRVPTGGLRGVVAVPVVVSGTPAHSFVAEHLLAPLLVELGALVPVRPLAVTESQLDDLDAVVGAWADEAAPVLARLVPGQGVAR encoded by the coding sequence ATGACCTCCCCCCTCGACCACGGCGACGCCCGCCCCGGCCCTTCGGCCGGCGTGGTCGCCCTGGCCGGCAACCCCCGGCCCGGCTCCCGCACCCTGCTCGTCGCCCGCACCGTCGCCGACCAGCTGGCGCGTCGGCTCGGCGCGGCCGCCCCGCCGACCGCGCTGGACGTCGCCGAGGTCGCCGGCGAGCTCTTCGCCGCCGACGCCCCCGAGGCCGACCGCTACCGCGCGACCCTGGCGGCCGCCGCCGTCGCCGTGGTGGCGACGCCGGTCTACAAGGCCAGCTACACGGGCCTGCTGAAGGCCTTCCTCGACCGGGTCCCCACCGGCGGCCTGCGCGGGGTCGTCGCGGTCCCCGTCGTCGTGTCGGGCACCCCCGCGCACTCGTTCGTCGCCGAGCACCTGCTGGCCCCGCTGCTGGTGGAGCTCGGCGCCCTGGTCCCGGTCCGGCCCCTGGCGGTCACCGAGAGCCAGCTCGACGACCTCGACGCCGTGGTCGGCGCGTGGGCGGACGAGGCGGCGCCCGTCCTGGCCCGTCTGGTGCCGGGCCAGGGGGTGGCCCGGTGA
- a CDS encoding dipeptide ABC transporter ATP-binding protein: MTTTTTQTGRPLPEPVEGPSRTPGSGAGSGHPSRPEPVEGPSTTSGTGASPGGVVPLLALQGLHVAYRSRARTVAAVRGVDLTVGAGETVALVGESGSGKSTTAHALLGLLPPSARVSAGTASLDGDVLLTAGTRPPRGLLGRRVGFVPQDPMTALNPVQRVGDQVAEVLRVHGLADRAQAAERAVDALARAGLDRPADRARQYPHELSGGMRQRALIAIALVAEPSLLVADEPTSALDVTVQRVILDRIAELSAASGTGVLLITHDLGVAAQRADRIVVMKDGVVVEAGASGQLVAAPEHPYTRELLAAAPGLGSPVLAAPRPPGAPDRVPLLELRAVRKEYPLPRGGPRRVLAAVDGVDLTVGVAETVGLVGESGSGKSTTARLAARLVDPTGGGVVFDGEEISGARGERLRRLRRRFQLVYQNPYASLDPRLSVGESVAEPLRAFGVGARRDRSRRVGELLERVALPRTAAERRPAELSGGQRQRVAIARALALRPALVICDEPVSALDVSVQARILELLVGLQADLGLSYLFISHDLAVVRQIAHRIAVMRAGLVVETGPTEQIFTDPRSDYTRELLAAIPDPHPTRTPQLAAEGRP, encoded by the coding sequence ATGACCACCACGACCACGCAGACCGGCCGGCCGCTCCCGGAACCCGTCGAGGGGCCGTCGAGGACCCCAGGCAGCGGTGCGGGCTCAGGCCACCCCTCGCGCCCTGAGCCTGTCGAAGGGCCGTCGACGACCTCAGGCACGGGGGCCAGCCCGGGCGGCGTCGTGCCGCTGCTGGCCCTGCAGGGGCTGCACGTCGCGTACCGCTCGCGGGCGCGGACGGTGGCCGCCGTCCGCGGTGTCGACCTGACGGTGGGCGCCGGCGAGACGGTCGCGCTCGTCGGCGAGTCCGGCTCGGGCAAGTCGACGACGGCGCACGCCCTGCTGGGCCTGCTGCCGCCGTCGGCCCGGGTGAGCGCCGGCACCGCCTCCCTCGACGGCGACGTCCTGCTGACCGCCGGCACCCGACCGCCGCGGGGGCTGCTCGGCCGGCGCGTCGGCTTCGTCCCCCAGGACCCGATGACCGCCCTGAACCCCGTGCAGCGGGTGGGCGACCAGGTGGCGGAGGTGCTGCGGGTGCACGGCCTCGCCGACCGTGCGCAGGCAGCCGAGCGGGCCGTCGACGCCCTGGCCCGCGCCGGTCTCGACCGGCCCGCCGACCGGGCGCGGCAGTACCCGCACGAGCTGTCCGGCGGGATGCGCCAGCGCGCGCTGATCGCCATCGCCCTGGTCGCCGAGCCATCGCTCCTCGTGGCGGACGAGCCCACCAGCGCCCTCGACGTCACCGTGCAGCGCGTCATCCTGGACCGGATCGCCGAGCTGAGCGCCGCGTCCGGCACGGGGGTCCTGCTGATCACCCACGACCTCGGCGTCGCCGCCCAGCGGGCCGACCGGATCGTCGTGATGAAGGACGGGGTGGTCGTCGAGGCCGGGGCGTCCGGGCAGCTGGTCGCCGCGCCCGAGCACCCCTACACCCGGGAGCTGCTGGCGGCCGCACCCGGGCTCGGCTCGCCCGTGCTCGCCGCCCCCCGGCCTCCCGGGGCACCCGACCGCGTGCCGCTCCTGGAGCTCCGCGCCGTCCGCAAGGAGTACCCGCTGCCCCGCGGCGGGCCGCGGAGGGTGCTCGCCGCCGTCGACGGGGTGGACCTCACCGTCGGGGTCGCCGAGACCGTCGGCCTGGTGGGGGAGTCCGGCTCCGGCAAGTCGACCACCGCCCGGCTGGCCGCCCGGCTGGTCGACCCCACCGGGGGTGGTGTCGTCTTCGACGGCGAGGAGATCAGCGGGGCCCGCGGTGAGCGGCTCCGTCGGCTCCGTCGGCGCTTCCAGCTCGTCTACCAGAACCCCTACGCCTCGCTGGACCCCCGGCTGAGCGTGGGGGAGAGCGTCGCCGAGCCGCTGCGGGCGTTCGGCGTCGGGGCGCGCCGTGACCGGTCCCGGCGGGTCGGCGAGCTGCTGGAGCGGGTCGCGCTGCCCCGCACGGCGGCCGAGCGCCGGCCGGCCGAGCTCTCCGGTGGGCAGCGGCAGCGCGTCGCCATCGCCCGCGCGCTGGCGCTGCGGCCCGCCCTGGTCATCTGCGACGAGCCGGTCTCGGCCCTCGACGTCTCGGTGCAGGCCCGGATCCTCGAGCTGCTCGTCGGGCTGCAGGCCGACCTCGGCCTCAGCTACCTCTTCATCTCCCACGACCTGGCGGTGGTCCGGCAGATCGCCCACCGCATCGCCGTCATGCGGGCCGGACTCGTCGTCGAGACCGGACCGACGGAGCAGATCTTCACCGACCCGCGCTCCGACTACACCCGCGAGCTGCTCGCGGCCATCCCCGACCCCCACCCCACGCGCACGCCGCAGCTCGCGGCGGAAGGACGACCATGA
- a CDS encoding ABC transporter permease, translated as MSLLDTRAEVHGAGPVGPTVDQPAPSRRRSRSGHRLLAPGLLLSALWLALVVVAAFAPGLLTATDPYAADTGALLQPPSAGHWFGTDQIGRDLFSRVVHGSALSLQATLVAVGVGVVLGATVGLLAGAAGGWLDAVLMRAVDVLLAIPSLLLSLALITVLGFGTVNVAIAVGFGSVAGCARIMRSEVLRVRQSVYVEAATSLGVRRRTVVLRHVLPNAAGPVLVLAALDFGTAILAVSSLSFLGYGAKPPTPEWGSLVASGRDFLGSGWWLTTLPGLVVVATVLAANRIARALERGRGGADA; from the coding sequence AGCCGGCCCCGAGCCGCCGACGGAGCCGGTCCGGGCACCGGCTGCTCGCCCCCGGCCTGCTGCTCTCGGCGCTCTGGCTGGCCCTGGTCGTCGTCGCGGCGTTCGCGCCGGGGCTGCTCACGGCGACCGACCCCTACGCCGCCGACACCGGGGCCCTGCTGCAGCCGCCGTCGGCCGGGCACTGGTTCGGCACCGACCAGATCGGCCGCGACCTGTTCAGCCGCGTCGTGCACGGCTCGGCGCTCTCGCTCCAGGCGACGCTGGTCGCGGTGGGCGTCGGGGTCGTCCTCGGCGCCACCGTCGGCCTGCTCGCCGGGGCGGCGGGCGGCTGGCTGGACGCCGTGCTGATGCGCGCCGTCGACGTCCTGCTGGCCATCCCCAGCCTGCTGCTGTCGCTGGCCCTCATCACGGTGCTCGGGTTCGGCACGGTCAACGTCGCCATCGCCGTCGGCTTCGGCAGCGTCGCCGGCTGCGCCCGGATCATGCGCTCGGAGGTGCTGCGCGTCCGGCAGAGCGTGTACGTCGAGGCCGCCACCTCCCTCGGCGTCCGGCGTCGCACGGTCGTGCTGCGGCACGTCCTGCCCAACGCGGCCGGTCCGGTGCTGGTGCTCGCCGCGCTCGACTTCGGTACCGCCATCCTGGCGGTCTCGTCGCTGAGCTTCCTCGGCTACGGGGCCAAGCCGCCGACCCCGGAGTGGGGCTCCCTGGTGGCGTCCGGACGGGACTTCCTGGGCAGCGGCTGGTGGCTCACCACGCTGCCCGGGCTGGTCGTCGTCGCCACCGTGCTCGCCGCCAACCGCATCGCCCGCGCCCTGGAGCGCGGCCGAGGAGGAGCTGACGCATGA